In Leptodactylus fuscus isolate aLepFus1 chromosome 2, aLepFus1.hap2, whole genome shotgun sequence, one genomic interval encodes:
- the LOC142195732 gene encoding inhibin beta B chain-like yields MASRTHKEGVCFYLLTLLGAWAASTQTGGRKTECPSCGVQDKDAIMEMAKQQILQKLHLKERPNITHPIPRAAVVNALRRLHLTKPRMEGLFGSPSWDSNSENYETEQQSYEIISFAESENYNKSSTALTFQFTRDIEQNVHVLQAHLWVYLKSNRTNQANQAIRLYLVQESEGTRILLNEKFLEPRWTGWQTFPLKQMLQTFFDEGNKSLKLELDCEGCENMPVILNTNDSYQPFLVAQAKVRERSHHASKRSLKCDQNSNLCCRKDYYVEFKDIGWNDWIIKPEGYQINYCMGLCPMHVAGAPGMAASFHTTVFNLIKANNIQTAVSSCCVPTKRRPLSMLYFDRNNNIVKTDIPDMIVEACGCS; encoded by the exons ATGGCTTCAAGAACCCACAAAGAAGGTGTCTGTTTTTATCTGCTTACCCTACTAGGTGCTTGGGCAGCTTCTACCCAGACTGGAGGTAGAAAGACTGAATGTCCGTCCTGTGGGGTACAAGACAAAGATGCCATCATGGAGATGGCCAAGCAGCAGATACTACAAAAATTACATCTAAAGGAAAGACCAAACATCACACACCCCATTCCTAGAGCAGCAGTAGTCAACGCTCTGCGCAGACTGCACTTAACCAAGCCAAGAATGGAAGGTCTTTTCGGGTCTCCAAGCTGGGACAGCAATAGTGAGAACTATGAGACAGAACAACAAAGCTACGAGATCATTAGCTTTGCTGAATCAG AAAACTATAACAAGTCCAGCACAGCTCTGACCTTCCAGTTTACTAGAGATATTGAACAAAACGTACATGTTCTACAAGCCCATCTTTGGGTCTACCTCAAGTCCAACCGAACAAACCAGGCCAACCAGGCTATTAGGTTATATTTGGTGCAAGAGTCCGAAGGTACACGTATTTTATTAAATGAGAAATTCCTAGAGCCAAGATGGACTGGTTGGCAAACATTTCCATTGAAACAAATGCTGCAGACATTCTTTGATGAAGGAAATAAAAGCTTAAAACTAGAACTTGATTGTGAAGGATGCGAGAACATGCCCGTCATTCTCAATACCAATGATTCCTACCAACCCTTCCTCGTAGCACAAGCCAAAGTACGAGAGCGAAGCCACCATGCTTCAAAAAGAAGTCTCAAATGTGACCAGAACTCTAACCTTTGCTGCAGGAAAGACTATTATGTAGAGTTCAAGGACATTGGGTGGAATGATTGGATTATAAAACCAGAGGGATACCAAATAAATTATTGCATGGGCCTTTGTCCAATGCATGTGGCTGGGGCACCTGGCATGGCTGCCTCATTCCATACCACAGTCTTCAATCTTATTAAAGCCAACAATATCCAGACAGCAGTGAGTTCCTGTTGTGTTCCGACAAAAAGACGTCCCCTGTCCATGCTTTACTTTGATAGAAATAACAACATTGTTAAGACTGACATTCCTGATATGATCGTAGAAGCTTGTGGATGCAGCTAA